DNA from Drosophila suzukii chromosome 2R, CBGP_Dsuzu_IsoJpt1.0, whole genome shotgun sequence:
AATGACTTCGATCGGTTTGCTTGCAGGGCACATAGTAATTgaaacagcagcaacaacaaaagctcctgCAATAGGATTCATTAGGTTTCAGGTTTTCCAATTTTCCAAAAGTTATTATAACCTACACAAAAAGACAGCCCACAATGCGATTCAGTTCACTGGCCCACCACTTGAGATCATTCTGCACCACACTCAGATCCTTGATGCCGCAGGCGGGACACTTGATCTCTACAGGTTCGCGTGGGAGGTTCAGGAAGGTGCCTGCCAGGGGTGTGGCAAAGTTTTCGTAGATCTTCCGCTCCTTTCGATCCTCCAGAGCCTTCGCCTCCCGCTCCCTAATCTCCTGCGCCGTTTCCTTCTCCGGCAGCGTTGTCGTCATGATCACTCAACAATCGAAACTGAATCGAACAAGAAGGCAACCTGTTTGGATACTCAAAAGAGAGCCACTGGCACACAGAGAAATCATAATATCTCAGAACACAGAATAATAAATTTAGCTAGTATTACCCAAAAGAAACTCTCTATCTGTTTCTAAAATGAAGATGAGAGTTACTTTACGTACTTTACCATTCTCAATACGCTGAAACATCGCTTAAGATACTTTCTTAGGGTGATTATCAAAATTAGTACATGTAATAAACCCTTTATACTATttatttggtttaaatgtattaatgtatctcttttacactttcacttTTATTTTCCCAGTGTGGCGAAGAGTATGTATAGAGTATGAAGAGTACTTTATACATATATGAGTTCTGGAAGAGCAAAACGAGAGCAACGCGAGAATTGATTTACGGTGCGTCTTTAATTGAGTTAGATGCGTAATAGAATTACAAATCGTATAAATATTTGgcattaatttcattttaattggTCCATTGAGTAGCCTATTTGGCCTTGCGCTGGATTCCCACTTTGCCGCCACACGAACTGCAATAAACACCCTTGGTGGTCCATTCCCGGTTGCATCCGCACCAGGTGCAAACGCAGCAGATCCAAAAGAGTGGAAAAATGCTGCAGGGAAGGATGATGAAGAAATGGTTTATCCAGATTAGAATGATGGGTCATATTCTTTACCACGAAAGCAGACTGAGACAAAAGCTGGCATCCTTGCAAGTGGCTGCTCGCATCACAGCCGCTTCGCTCCTCTCCCGACAGAGTGGGCACAGTAACTTGTAGGTGGAGGGTCCTACGGCGTAATATCGGGGTCGTGGCTGCTTACTGGAGGCGGAAACTGGAGCAGCTGACTCCTGGGCGATCAGGGTTACCTTCTCCGCGGCATGGTCATCTATGAACGGCACCATACCATCCTCCAGCACCACATTGGCAATGATATTCCTGGACCGTTCCTCCGCCGTCGCAGCGGGCACCAATCTCACCCGCAACCTCTCCACCTTCTGATGCTGCTCCATGGTAACTGACTATCTGATCTCCGCCAGAACAAACAAAACTCATCAGCGAGAGCGAGGCGCTTGCAAAGAGAATCTAGAAGAGAGTTTCCACTGTGGAGAAGAATTTGTACATGGCCATGGAGCTATGATGTCATCAGCAGCTATTCAGGGAATTCTCATTCGACTTGGCCCCTCAACCAGAACCAGATCGACAGCCAAACGTTTGGCGAATATTTGTTTATCCAAAATATAGATCTAACCCACATAAACCACATGGAAAACGTTTCGAAattcttaatattttataCTTCATGATATTGATGATGATAGATATTGAAAGATATTATTTTATACTGATCATAAAAAtgctatttttttcaaaaagttgtcagatttaaagatagaaacAGTATAATTATTTGCTTTCGTTCAATAATTATGCTGATCAGTGTTTTTTCTTTATAAGAAGTAGTTCGTTTACCGGTAAAACCAGCTGATAGTTATGACCGTTTATGTTTATGTTTTGGTTTTAGGTTTTGTGTTTATGTTTGGGTTTGCTTTGTTATTACTTTTTAACGATTTTAAACTGAGCTGAGTGAACTTCTATTGAGAGAGAGCTTCAAAGCTTAAgtcaaatgaatttaaatgcTAGAAAAAATACCCATTGAGTATATaaataaagttataaatttgaaaagattggttttattattattgttacaTTCAACAAAACTATAAAGGGTCGTTTTTACAAATATATGTTTAGCTTTTGCACCAGAAATGtggtattttatttactttctCTTGGTCAAACGTAGTTTCAGGGGCTCTTTGGTCACTAAAACAGGAGCGGCATCAAAACGGAACTCAACCTCCTTGCGAGGAGCCTGTACCAGATCGAAATTGGCCAAGACCTTGGCCACAGCCACCTTTGAGTTTATTTTTCCCATGCGAAGAGCTATAAAAAATGCCATTGATGGTACTGTAAATATAGAAAGAATAGATAGATCCTCACCTATGCAGTGCCTGGGACCCTCTCCAAATGGCATATAAGCTGCTTGATCGTAGTTCATAGTATCCGCATCAAATCGGTGGGGATCATATCCATTGGGATTGGGAAAGTAAGCGGGATCACGTTGGATGCCAAAGAGCGAGATCAGGATGGGGGTTCCCTTGGTTATAATGTGGTTAGTACCGGGTACAGGATAATCTTCAGTGCACTCTCGATTGAGGAATGGTAGCCCGGGGTATTTCCGAATGGTTTCTGTGAACAATCGTTATGCCTAAGATACAATTATATAAATCTGAAGTGAAAAGTTACCCATGATGCAAAGCTCCAGAAACTTTAAGTCCTGCACTGCCTCGTAGGTGAACTTATCCTTGGGTTTAAGATTGTGCTTTTGAAGCACTGCATCCACCTCCTCACGCGCCTCCTTCAGAAGCTTCGGATACATGGACAACTCATAGAGAGTAAAAGCGGAAGCGGCTGCAGTGGATTCCGATCCAGCCACGTAGAACAGAAAAGCCTGGGCAGCAATCTTCTCAATCGACATTGACTTGAGCGGTTCCTGTGCAGTTTCCATGTCCCA
Protein-coding regions in this window:
- the LOC108008880 gene encoding uncharacterized protein; translated protein: MTTTLPEKETAQEIREREAKALEDRKERKIYENFATPLAGTFLNLPREPVEIKCPACGIKDLSVVQNDLKWWASELNRIVGCLFVSFCCCCCFNYYVPCKQTDRSHYCGNCGCYFGRSMKRREPLKIKATTA
- the LOC108008869 gene encoding uncharacterized protein; this translates as MEQHQKVERLRVRLVPAATAEERSRNIIANVVLEDGMVPFIDDHAAEKVTLIAQESAAPVSASSKQPRPRYYAVGPSTYKLLCPLCRERSEAAVMRAATCKDASFCLSLLSCIFPLFWICCVCTWCGCNREWTTKGVYCSSCGGKVGIQRKAK